Within Equus quagga isolate Etosha38 unplaced genomic scaffold, UCLA_HA_Equagga_1.0 73442_RagTag, whole genome shotgun sequence, the genomic segment atacaacATAAAGaaacatgtgcacacacccacaccttTGTGAGTACAATTTATTGTAGGATTTATGGTCCATGGAGTGGTTATTTACACATTTCTCATCTATCATCTCCCTGCCCAAAGGTTTACCATAGTCTCTttctcataataaaattttaacatgaatattttattgagtataTTTATCTTAATTGGGATTCCTTTTGCAATTTGAAATATGAAGCATCCTTTCATAGAAATACCTCTAATAACAAAAtggttataaaaatttaaatgggcatttcaagagaaaagaaatttaaaaaatgaacaaatgtcaattttgtttacttttataagTAGGGTTAGGTCCACGCTCTCAAAGTGTTTTTATACCAGTTGGCGTAAccagttaaaaaaattgaaaacattttgcaagAGGTGGTGTCACTTCTAAAGAGTAATAGTGAGTTAGTAGGTGTTTGTGGACTAGAATTGTTGAAGGATGCTCTAAGCAGAAGAGTTACTTTAGAATGAGAAAGAACTTCTGAGGAAAAGCTTAGAGTGAGAAGGCAATAGTGGTTCTAAGAAACAATTTGAGGGCTAATCTAGGTAGAAGGAGGTTTGATGTAAGTTGAAGATGAAGCTTGAGAAAGTAGGCGTGGATTATTTGATGACAGAACTTGAATATCATATTCATGGGAATTAAGGTGCATAATAGGCTATCCCACAAAtatgcaaaaaagagagaaaattcacgtatttgtttctgtttcctttatgaAAAATTAGCATTCACAACcttttatgattatttaattattttacgCTAGCTTATTTGATCATAAATAATAGGAAGAAATCATCATTGAAGAGCACTCTATCTGAGGCTATATGAAGATATTATTGACAAAGATCAAACTCTCAAGCTATGTGAAATAAGGAATCTTAATTATTATGATGCAGATTTACAACTATGTGAAAACACAACTTCTGAAGATGTGAAAATAATTCTTCATCAAAGCCTGGTACTGAGAAACgaaaattaaactaaattcaaaagaaaaatggattcaTCCATATTTGGGACAATCCTTAATAAAAAGTATAACCTAAAAGCACAGTAATCAccaaaaatagattttcaaagaCAAGAAAGCTCTTGTGTTGTGGTTTACCACACCCACAGTGAGGGAGTATAAAAGTCCAGGTGAGTCTGCTGATACTCATTCTCAGGAAACTCACCTTCAACATCCGACCATATCCTCAACCTCTGACACAATGAGCTACTACTACGGCAACTACCATGGTGCCCTTGGCTATGGCCTTGGtggttttggtggcctgggctatGGCTATGGTTCCGTCTATGGTCTTGGAGGCTATGGTGGTTATGGCTGTGGCTACTTCCATCCCACTTTCTACGGAAGATACTGGTCCTCTAGGTTTTACTGAAAACATTGTCTATCTGCAATGATCTGTTTCCCTGATCCAGAATTCATCACCCAGGCTGGCGATCTTCACCCCTACTATGCTATTGACATGAAGCTTCCTTCTTTATGCCTTCTCTGTTATTTCTGTGAATATTTTCCAATGAACTTTGTGAACCTTCTAAACCTTGTTTCATTGATATGTGCCCATCTAAATCCactctttttcataattttgggATATCTGAGTAATATATTTCATTGAGATATATTTTCCCAATAAATTGCTTACTTCCTTAGAACTGATCTTATTAACTTTTTGCCAATAACTCCTACATCTCTTGTGATAACTTGCTCAGGTAttgctctttttttcatttgtcatcCTATAGAAACAAACATATTCCGACAGaactaattcttttaaatataatcacACCTCATTTgaaaagttattgtttaatataGTAACCCCTCTAACCTCGGCGCCTcatgaaatgaatatttttgagcatatttactctttaaaaactATTGTTTTAAATGAGCTTTGTGAGGAAGAAATGACCATGCCTTTTTTCTAACTCTCTGTTGAGTGTGACCCTCTGCCAGGTGCCTCCTTGGAAAACAATGACTggaatacatatgtgtgtgtcttctctccctccacacccctcccccacacatgcacacacacacacacacactcacacacagaccaCACTGCcagcttcaatttctttgaaagaattagAGGGCCTAGGAATTTTTTCTCTATAATTAGACTCTCTTCATTGTTTTATCATGTTAATATATAGCTATTTAACTTTTCAGGTCTTAAATGACTTTTCttcataaattgaaaaaaaagggGACTTAAATTaatgtttctataatttttccaGCTCAGGTTGAGTAGTGGTATTTGTTCATCAGTTAAGTCTTGGCATGGACTTTACAGCAAATGTTTTCCTTGGAACCTTGGCTCAAACCTGAGATTGGTTATTGGGCTTTATCTTGTATTTTGGCGTCTTCAGATCCATAATCTTCATCTTTTCATTATGCACCATGTGATTCCCAATATAACCCTCATTTAATTAAGTAACTTACACAAGTCTTCATGGAGCTCCAGTGATTCTCACTTGGACTTCAGTAATGTCTTCATAAACTAACAGTTTATGCTGACTTTTTTATGATTCGGTAAATTGAGGAATGATTTGGATAATAAGTTTCACTGATTCAAGCAAGAAATAACACTCTTCAATTCAATCATTAGCAGTTACTTACACAGCACTAAGTCCAACATGACAAGAAACACTAAATAATGGCGTTTAAATtccaagaaataaataataattaaaaaaatgcacagcTCTTATCcatattttttagaaagaatCTTTACATTTGATAGATATATTTTAAGGTACTTATGGGTTCAAAAACCAGAACATCTCAAAATTatgcaaaaggaaagaagtgTGTGAGGCTGTATTTAAAACACAATTGACCTTGACTTGATAATGctttaaaaggaataaatgatttATGGAAGTTGTTTACATAGTAATAtctgtttgtatttaaaattttttccataaccataatttcaaaagcaattaaatgttttattttatgctgaGGACTACAGAACTTAAAGAATGTGGAGTGATGTATGGAATAGAGCTGTACTTCATGTACGCCTTGCTAAAATGCcgaattcaaataaattaaaggaaGGTGTAGCCAAagaagagaacagcatgtgcatttccatggggaagaaaaaaatattgttcaCAGGATAACAAAGAAATTCGAGTTTGAGGGTCCATGTTGGATTTTTAGCATGCGTATAGTATATGGACATgcttaaatattaagtaaaataatttttatttcatattgcCATAACATTTAAGAACAGTAGaggcacagaaaaaaaagaggtttaaaagaaaataattgaaagtcAGTTAAAATGTTGTAATCTTGCCACATGCCAAAGAAGTCCCAAGTCAAGCACTGTGCCATGTTTGGGGTttggaacagaaaggaaaagaggtaaAGGAGACATATTTCAAGAATGTCATGCAGTCTGCCAAATGAGTGATGATAAAGAAGAGGAATACAAGTTGACTCCATGTTTTTAATGCTAGAGGTTGAATAAAGTTGCTGTTTTGGATCATAtgcacagagaaataaatatacatataattagaaaaaatgaaagttctaTCTCAGACTTTTTGCACCTACACTGACATTTGATTGTCAAGCGAAAATATCTTTTTGACAGAACACTATGTGATTGACGTTTTTATCAGTTTATACTTTGCATTATTCCTACTTATATATTAATTGTAATTATCAAGAAACACCTCaaaatttaatttccatgtaGGAGATAATTGCATCTTAAATTCAGAGTAAAGTAGTCAAAGTGACTTTCCAAAGTCTCTTTTAgcaccaaaatatttatttttataaagtgttccttttattattattattaggttgTCTTGACATGTTCTCATTCCTGAGtgtttacaaatatatttccCTTCCAATTGATTGTTGACTGACTAGAAAGCCAAAGAAATGGATTCCATCATAAATATTTACatctattcattttaaataaatgtagtGAGAACTCAAGTCTGatattgtttataaatttttaaaataaagttaccCTATAGGAGTGTAATACGTtacatttaacaataaaaaataactccgACTTTGTTTTATACTGGTCTCAAACATCTGCATTGtagatttttaattatatatcttATGCTCATCCTTGCCAGTCCATTTGTCTTATTTCATTCTATAATAGATATGGTAAGGGATTCTCAAGTGGTCTTGCTTTCGATAATTCACCATACAATTCACAATGAGAGAAAATGTATATTCCTAAAACACTATTTCTCTGATGCTGTTGCACTAAACAAAACTATAGAACATAATGTGTGGCCTGTCTTTATCTTAAGTTAATTTGCTTCCCAACCatgaattactttttatttaaactttgtgCCTCAACCTCAAGGTTTTGCTGATTAAGGACTCACCTTGCTCATCTCTGTGTCTGATCATAAGCTAAAGCTATTTTCCTTGTTAGAATctcctcatctcttctctctttcttgtagAATTCTTATACATCCTTCTAGATGCAACTCATTTTACACTTCTCCAGAATCTTTTGCAAGACACTGCAGCCACTGTAATAGTTAATTCTTCTAAATCACTTTTGAAGTCAGTGTAATTATCCATCATTTTACTCCTCCATGTCTTGCTTTATagtatttataagaaaaaaacacgTATGCATTCATTCACACACACCAAAtaccacatacacatacatacaacaTGAAGAagcatgcgcgcacacacacctTTGTGAGTACAATTAATTGTAGGATTTATGGTCCATGGATTGGTCATTTACAtatttatcatctatcatctCCCTGCCCAAAGGCTTATCATAGTTTCTTTctcataataaaatgtaaatatgagtattttattgagaatatttGTCTTAATTGGGATTATTTTTGCAATTTGAAATATGAAGCATCCCTTCACATAAATATCTCTTGctaaagaaaagttataaaaatttaaattggcATTCCAGAAAAAccaatgaatatgtattttgtttactttgatgAGTAGGGATCAGGTCTATCCTCtcaaagtgttttaaaaccaGTTCTAGTAATcagtaaaaaatagaaattctgcaAAGGTGGTGCCAATTAAAAGAGCAGTAGTATGCTAGTAGGTGTTTGTGGTCTAGAATTGTGATGGAAACtataaggagaagagagagtaaCTTTAGAATGAGAAAGAACGTCTGAGAAAAAGATTAGAGTGAGAAAGACAACTGAAGTTCTAAGAAACAATTTGAGGCTGATCTAGGTAGATGGAGGGTTGATGTAAGTTGTAGTGTGAAGAAGCTTGAGAAGGTAGGCTTGGATTCTTTTATGACGACGCTTGAATATTATTTCTACAAGTAAGAAGATGCTTAGAAGGTTATCACACAtatatggaaagaagaaagataaatcaCATTCTGGTTCCTATTTCCTTTTCGAAAAATATGCATTCTCAATCACTTatgattatttaataattttgccTTAGTTTATTTAGCCATAAGCAGGAAGAATAAATCATCACTGAAGAGAACCCTGTCCAAGGCAAAATGGAGATTTCATTGACAAAGATCGAACTCTCAAGCTATGTGACATAAGGGAGTCTGTTTATTATGATGTAGACAGAGATATGTGAAAACAGAAGCTctgaagacaagaaaataattattcaatacAAAGTCTAGTTCTTaggaattaaaattaaactcaATTCAAGGGAAAAATGTATTATTGCATGTTTGGCACAGCTCTTAATAAGAAAAGTACAACATAATAGTACTGTTTTCACCAAAGAAGGATTTTCCAAGTAAAGGAAGCTCCTGTGTTGTGGTTTACCAGCCCCACACCGAGGGAGTATAAAAGGGTGCAGCTGGTGATATTCATTCTCAAGGAACTCACCTTCGACCTCCAGCAAATCTTCAACCTCTGACACAGTGAGCTACTACTACGGCAGCTACTATGGGGACCTTGGCTATGGCCTTGGTgcttttggtggcctgggctacCGCTATGGTTCCGGCTATGGTCTTGGAGGCTGTGGTGGGCTGGCGATCTTC encodes:
- the LOC124234394 gene encoding keratin-associated protein 19-2-like; the encoded protein is MSYYYGNYHGALGYGLGGFGGLGYGYGSVYGLGGYGGYGCGYFHPTFYGRYWSSRNSPSTSSKSSTSDTVSYYYGSYYGDLGYGLGAFGGLGYRYGSGYGLGGCVRKCKSPGAAGDVHPQGTHLRHPTKPSRLNTMTYYYGNYYGGLGYGLGGFSGQDYGYGSSYCLGGYSGCGFGYYCPTFYRRYWSSGFF